Below is a window of Undibacterium sp. YM2 DNA.
ATGCGCTTGTTGACGAAGGTATATTGCTCGCGGTAATCGACATAGGCGATAAAGGCTGACATATTGTCTGCAATCAGGCGCAGTTTCTTTTCACTGGCACTGAGGGCCGCCTCGGCATCCCTGCGTTTGATCATGGCATCATCAAAAGCCTTGGCCAGGTCGCCTATCTCATCCCTGGGGTATTCTTTATTTGCTTGTGCCAGCAAAAAATTGGTGTCGCCATTATTGACCTTGTCGCGCAGTTTTTGCAAAGGTGCGAGCTGCCAGTACATGAACCACCAGACCAGCAACAACAAAGTCAGCAGCAATGCGAGGCTGAGCAAGACTGCTTCACGCCTCACCTTTGCGACGATGCTGAAGGCCTCGTTGGTGGGAAATACACCGGCAATCAGCCAGCCTACCGACTTCAGACGGCGGTAACTCAGTATGGCTTCATCCTTGGTATTGTCATTGGTGGTCAAGCTGCCTTCCAGTGCATTGAAGGCACTTTCTGGTATCTGGTTTTTGTCTGGCGATTCGCGGCTGTTTTTTAATATCTGCCTGTGATCAGGATGGGTGACAAAGACACCCTCGGTGGTCTGCACGTAAAAATAGCCTTGTTCGCCAATTTTGGCTGTCGCCAGGTCAGCCAGGAAGCTGTCCTGCGTCAGTTCTATGGTGCCCACCAGTACCAGCAGCATCTTGCCACTGGGGTCAAAGACAGGTACACACACCACTACCAGAGGCCGCCCGGACAGACCGCTTTTCAAAGGCTTAGATATGGTGATCTTTTTTTGTTTGATCGCCCTATGAAAATAATCGCGGCTGCTGATATTGAGTTGCCCTTTGGTATCAGGATTATCCATGTTGGCCAGGATATCCCCTTGCAGATCAAATACAGCCAGATTATCAAACAAGCCATCGAGGCTATGATAGCGCTCCAGAAAACCCTGAATCTTCTGCTCACTGATATCGTCTGACCCCAGGTCACTGGCCAGCCGTATCAGGGCGTTTTTCCTGAGTTCTACCTTCTGGTCAATTTCATTGCCTACATTGGCAATCAGGCTGGATTGTCTCGCCACGATGAGCTTTTCCAGTGCGCTTTCAAATACTGACGAAGCCAGCGCGTACAGCAAACTCAGGGAGAGGACAAAGAAAATCGCCACCGCCACGGTCAGGCGGGTTTTGAGGGTGATATTACGAAAACGAAATAGTCGGTATGGCGACATGTCTTTCGAAATAATGAATGAATCCCAAGGACAATATTAGCATTCGTGTTCTTGATGACAATCATAATTTCGGGAAAGCGTGGTATTCCAGTCCCCCACCGTAAGCATTTCAGGTGCTTTTTACCAAATTCTACAATTCAGGAATACGCCCCCAGACTGTCGTCCGTACGGCAGGCCAGTTGATCTGCCGAGGCAGATGCATTCAATGCATCAGTGACGCAATTAACAGGTACACCAGGCACAGCATGTGTATCTGTATGCTGTCTGGGATCTTCATGGACACGCGTACTGGTGACGGGCTCATCATAGACATTGTGATTGATCCCCTGGCTGTAATATAGCCAGGGATAGGCGGCGCTATTGTCCTGGCTGCCGTAATTATTGTTATCGTATTCTGTCGTGCTGGTGTCGGCTGGTCCACCCACTTGCCTGGAAGCGATCTGCCTTGCCCGCTCTGCCAACTGGCGGATATAGGCCTGCACCTCCGCCGGTACGGCGTCGCCGCTGGCCTGGTATTTTTCCAGCATCTTGATGGCTGCCTGGACTTCATAGCGCAGTTTTTCCAGCCTGTGTTTTTCTTCATTGACGCTGGTAATTTGCGCATCCAGGCTACGCAAGTCTGCGCCCTGTTGCGTATCCAGGAAAAAGGCCAGGCGTATTTTGAGGGTAGTCAGCGCAGTCGCCGCACCGGCGCGACTGAAGATACCGAGTATCTTGCTGTTTTGCCTGAAGGTGTCGCGCACCATGTCATCGACAAACCCGGGGCAAGCCTGCGCCAGCGCATCAAGTGTCGCACCAGAAAAATCCGGCAGCAAACGGGCGACCTGGCTTTCCAGCCTTTGCCTTCTGCTTGCTTGCAACTGCTCCAGCGAGCTGGCCTGGCGCGCAATCTCATCCTGTACTGCCTGCTGTGAATTTTTAAGGCCCTGCAAAGCCAGTTGTATGTCTGGCAGTGAACTATCTATAGAAGTAAAGCCTGAGCTGTTATCTGACTTGCGCATGGAGTGCCTTTACAGGAGATTCGCCGTCTTCACGGCGGGATAGAAAATAATCGACAAAATACTGACGCAAACCGGGTTTGCGCATGTCCGCATGCCATTCCAGCGGTTGCCCTGCACGCACACTCAAATCTGTCCATGGATTAAAACCCAGGTCGGTAATCTCATGCATGCGCAAAAAATAGCGTCTGTGCAGGGCTTCACCATGCCACAGGTGGCGTATCTCACCACGCACCACACCCAGCCCGCCTTGTACCTGCGCATAAAAACGCTGGCCCCAGGCTTGCAGGTGGGCGATCTGGGCCTGATCATGTTTCAGGGCATTCTGTATGCAAAAGTTATAGTCGCCATAAATCGCATGCGCCATGAAATGGTCTGCGCTACCTGATATCGCCGCCTCATACAGGCCTACGCTGTCAAACAGGCTGCGTCGCATGGCCCAGCCATAGCCAGTGTGTCCATGGGTATCATATCGCCCTGCATGCAGGGTAGCAGGTTGCGCCTGCATGACGGCAGCAAAAGAGCGGACGCGGTCAGGCACAGCCCCCTCACCGCCATTCTGCTCCTGGCGCAGGCAGCTTTCCCACACTTGCGCGACCGGGTATTGCTGCAACACCGCTATCAGTTCGATTGCCCAGTTTTTATTCTCAAATACGATATCGCAATCGAGCCAGGCCACATAGCGGCAAGTGGCAGGCAACCAGGATGCCGCCAGATTCAGCAGCCTTTCCTTTTGCCACAGCAAGGTGGCTGAACGCAGTTGCAAGACATCCAGCACCGCAGGCAATTCAAAGGGCGCATCGCCAAATGCACATTCGACAGTAATACACGTCACCCCGGCCGCCCGCATGCCCCGCATGAAAACATCATAATTCTGCCTGCGCGTAGCATAGCGACAGGGGTTGAAGTATGTGGTGAGGATGACGAGTTCGGACATGATAGACAAGCCAGGATGCATGCATCGCAGGATCATAACAAGGATTTGTCTTTTGTTCATCAGCAAAAACCAGTGTTACACTCACTTTTCCTAACACTGATTACGCCGTCGCAGCCTGTCATCTGCAATAATAAAGCGCACCGCGGCACATGCATATATGAATAAAATCCCTGTATTTTATAACCCTGCCATGGTCGTTGAGATAGACCTTGAATCACCTTCCCCAAAAAAACCAAGGGAGGTTGTCACTGAATGGAAGCAAAATTACCCTATTGAAGTCATCGATTTTGTTCCTTTGAGGGAAGAGGATTTTTGCCTTGCACATACAACAGAGCATGTGCGAGGTATTATCAGCCTACGAATCGCCAATGGCATGGACACGCGGCATCAGGAAGTTGTTGATTCCTTATACTGGACGACAGCATCTTTTTACCACGCGGCAGAACATGCATTGCAATATGGTGTGGCTGTCTCACCTACTTCTGGTTTTCATCATGCTGGCCACGATTTTTCATGGGGTTTCTGCACCTTCAATGGATTACTGATTGCCGCAGTAAAGATGCTGAACAAGTCTCAGGTGAGGCGCATAGGTATTATCGACTTTGATTACCACCAAGGCGACGGCTCTGAAGACATCATCGCCAGACTGGCGTTGGGCGACCGTATTTCTCACCGTACCGGAAAGATACATTACACACGCGAAAAGCAGGCTTTTTTCCAGGAGCTGCCAGCATTGCTGGAATCATTGAAGGATGTTGACATCCTGTTTTACCAGGCAGGTGCTGACCAGCATGAAAACGATCCTCTTGGTGGTTTCCTGAATAATGCAGAAATGCGCGAACGCGATGTGCAAGTATTCCGCTTCTCCAAAGACCACGGCATTCCTATCGTCTGGAATCTGGCAGGCGGATATCAGGAAGAACGCACAGAACAAGGGCGTTGCATACAAAAAGTGCTGGACATCCATAATGCCACGATGGAGGCTTGCATGGGGATCTACCTGAATAATCCTGTCTGAATACGCTCCTGCGAATTTTTTGAAATTATTGCTACAATCAAATCCTGTTCGTTAAGTGCCATCATCCATGCGCCTACAAATCCTGTCTGACCTGCACCTTGAAGCCTGGGGTGATACCGCACCTCTTATTGACCCCGCCATCAGCCAGCCTGATGTGGTGGTGCTGGCTGGCGATATCCACAGCGGCAGCCAGGCAGTGAGCTGGGCAGCGCAACAGTTTGCTGGCATCCCTGTGCTGTATGTGCATGGCAATCATGAAGCCTATGGTAAAAATCTCGAAGACATGCAGGCTGATATTGCCCGTGCCTGTGAGGCTAGTGACAATGTGCACTTTCTTAATGCCCGTGAATACCAGATAGGTGACATACGCTTTCTGGGTGCAACGCTATGGACAGATTTTTGCCTGTTTGGCGAAGAGCAACGCCCCTACGCCATGACGGAGGCTGCCGACCTGATGCCCGATTATCAGCGCATCACCCTGGCTGAACAAGGCTACCGCAAACTGGAAACGGCGGACACAGCAATCATCCATGCACGACAAAAATCCTGGCTCAATCAACGGCTCAATACCAGCTTTGAGGGCCGCACTGTCGTTGTCAGCCACATGGCACCATCAATACAATCGGTAGCGCCGCGCTATGCGGATGATTTGCTGTCCGCCGCCTTTGCTTCTGAACTCGACATGCTGGCGCAAAAAGCTGATCTTTGGATACATGGCCACATGCATGATAGCTTTGATTATCACCTGGGGAAATGCCGCGTCATCTGCAACCCTTGCGGCTATCCCCTGCACAATGGCAGGATGGAGAATGCGCAATTTGATCAGCACCTGGTTGTGAACATATGACATGTCTGCGCAAATGAAAAAAAACAGCATTCCCCTGGTCGCCCTATTGCTTTATGTGTCAGGTCTGTGCTGTTTCATACTGCCGGTGGTTTTTCCCGCTTTGCAGATTGATGGCGGCTTTGGATATATGTTCGTGCTGTACTACCTGTGCGGCATCATTTTTTTGCTTGCAGGTTTCATTTTTCACTCCTGGGTAAAGTCGCGTAATGCCGCAGCTCATGCACGGTTACTTGAAGGTATAGAAAAGAATGTGGTTCCACACCGGCTGGGAGAAGGCCATGAGTGGAATCAACAGGATTGATGAGTATTTGAATACTACGCAGAAGGGAATAAGACATGAAAACAGACTGGCACAGCCTCGACATCTCACGCACCACTGTCGTCGATAAAGACTACAAGAACACGCAAAACGTCAGGCGCTTTTTAAGTGCTGAATGCGGTGCTGACTGCAAGCTTGACCGCAACTTCATGGCCTGGATCATCAATGGCGAACACAAGACCATGGGGGATGTGGCGGATGAATGGAAACGACTTTACGCTGGCAGCGTAAAGCCCGTTTGATCATTTTCCAGCCTGTCTTGCCGTGACAGGCGTACAAGACAGGCATACAAAACAGGCCGAAAAATCAATCATCTCAGAGCAAACAACTCAACCCAGCCACAGTTTGAATTCTATGCCGTTTTGTATCGTGCCTATGACCTGCGCCTGGTTCTCGGTACTCTCACAGAAGCTGGCGAGTGCACCGGCAGCGGTGATCTGGCCTTTGCTTAACTGGTTGTTCCAGTAATCAAAACCCGCCTGGTCTGGCGCACGGTGCAAGACGTTCTGGTAGAAATTCGTGATCAGTGTCGTGGTCGATGGGTTGGCACCATACAGCTTCTGGAATTCAGCCGACTGGAAAAAGCCTGCTGCCACCGTTGTCAGGCTGGAGCCCTTGTCCATGTCCTTGATCCAGTAACCCAGTCCTTCAAGATCAGGCTTGCGGCCAAATGCAGCCTGGTACAGGCGATATGCCTGGCCTGCCGTGCCATTGATGTCGAGCGCTATGCTCTTGTCAGAAAACTGCAGGCGTTCGACATTGAACAGGCTGTCGATATCACCATTCGATTTGACGCGCAGCTGAAAAGCCGAACCAACCGGGGTAATTGCAAAATTGCTGGCATTGCCAGCCATGATGACGGTGTCCATGCCGGTGCCGCCATCGATATTATGGTTGCCTGTGCCAACATTGATGGCATCATTACCGCTGCCAGCATTGACGTGCAAACGGCCACCGCCACCATTAATGGTGATCAGGTCGGCACCTGCACCTGAGGCGATCAGGTAATCCGAATACATGACGCCAGGCAAATCGACACTGATGACATCTGCACCGGCAAACGAAGACTCATCAGCCAGCAGTTTTTCATCGATCTGCTGATTGGCGGACAAAGACACGGAAACGCCAGTGATGCGGTTGTAGCTGCCGTCATAGTATTCAGTGACTGAAGAACTCATCACACCGCTGACGCTGGACTTGCTCAAGCCCTGTGCCACGGTGTTGCTGTTGGATGAAAGATTGAAATTGCCTTCCACAATAGTCGATGCGACGTACTTGTCGGCAGTTGCCGTCACCTTGCTGATGCTACCTACATTATTACCATTGATGTCGCCACGGATAGCGCCCTTGACGGTGATATAGACATTCCCTGTCACCGGATCATAGCTGGGACTATAGGCGGGCAATAAGGTAGAAAACGACAAATCATTCAGCAGAACGCTGGTCGGTGTAATGGAGACAGAATTGGCACCATTGATCGTGGTATTGGCGTAGTTGAAATTGAACTGACCACCTTCAACAATCGACATTACCCCGCTGTAATACAAGCTCAACTTTGTCGCCGAGGCCTTGCCTGCTGCGGCATAGGGGTCTTCGAGCACCAGTCCTGTATAAGTCATGCTGGCACCGTCAGGGAAGGAAAATCTCGCCTGATTGCCACCAAAATCGAGTGCAGAATAATACGCATGATCCCTGGCCCAAAGCGCACCCAGTTTAGGGAAAACATCAAACAAAGTCCCCAGGCTGCCATTGGTAGGAGGCGATTTGATCAATTGCTGATAATTAGCGTTAACAATGTTTTGGGACAGCTTTATATTGATGTTTGCCATGAATAAACTTTATCTGAATAAGGGAACTGGGTAACAGCCTCAAACTGCGGCACGAATATCGCAACCAGGCAGATGAAACGGATGTCTTGCTTGAATGCATCAATGAAATGCAAAGAATTTCACGGCAATTGTAACATTTTGTCTCAATTTAAATATGACAATGCTATTTTCTTAATCTTGTTCATGGACAATACCCCTACCCCACGCAGGGCATATATTTTTCTTATGACTGTCACATGGATATTCATAGCAAAATTAATTGCAATTTAAATAATGATCATTTATATTTTCAGAATAACAATTTAGAAAATATATTTTCAATCTTCATTTGGTCTTGAAGCCCTGACTGACAATTTCCTGGAGTAGGCATGAAACAACTGCGCATACTGTCGATCATACTGGTGATATTCAACCTGTCTGCCTGCGATAGAGGCTGGTCCAGCCAGCGCTATGAGCTGGTGGCGGCATCCGACGGCAAGGTCTATAGAATAGACTCGCAATCCGGCACCGTTCACTATGTCACGTCCGAGAAAATGCAGGCCCTCAACGACGGCCTGCCGACTTTGCATGTCGGTGAGTATTACCAGATGGCCGATGCCGATGGCAACAGCAAATACCTGAAGTATCTGGGTAACGGACAATTTGAAAAAAGCCCGGCGTCCAGCCAGGTAAAGTGATTGCCAGCAAAGGCAGCCGCAGCCGCCTTATGCTTCAGTTCATTAGCGGTGGCCATTGATGCGCTTCTGCCTGACAGTGCTGGCACCACGCATACAGCGCGTCATACATGACCATGCCATGCCTTAGCATGATGTGGTCATCTGCAAAGGTTTTTGACAAGCCCAGCGACAAGGCATACAGGCCTGCCGATTGCGCCGTCAAATCCAGCTTGCCTGTGTCTGCGCCACGGACGATGGTTGCCAGGGTTTGCAAGGCAGGCTCAGCCAGTGCATATTTCTTCAGGAAAGCATCAAAACTGCACAAGTCACCGACATGGCTCAATTCCACGCCAGGAATGTCATACGGTATGGCAGCGGTCTCTCTGGCGATGCGCAAGACGTCGGAATTAGGCACATATAAGAATTCTGCTTCACTGTCGATGAAATTCACGATCAGCCAGGGGCAGGCAATGCGGTCTATCTTGGGTCGTTCACGGGTAATCCATTGCATGATTGTTCTCCCACGATGATGACAGGACTTAGCCTGCCCTTCTGGCCAGCATGCCGCCAGCCTGTTTGTAGGCTTCCAGCCCACCTTCGAGGTATCGTGCTGCGATACCCGCTTCATTAAGAGCGCTGGCGCAATTAATACCGACTTCATGTCCCTTGATGCAATACACAACGACATTCTGTTGTTGTGTCAGCGCCGGCGCCCAGTTAGTCACCTGCTCAGGGTCCAGCCAGACTGCCCCGACAACCTGCAAGCTGTCAGCTTCAAAGGCCGGACGCCTGCGTACATCAATCACGGCTGGCGGGTTGGCACTGCTTAATTCACGCATGAATTCTGCAACACTGACGATTTGCTTTGTTTGTTCTGTTTGCTCAGTTTGATTCATATGTTCCATTTGAGACTCCTCTAAGGGTGAAGCAGTGGGTAAATGAGCAGACCCAGAACCGCTGCGGCAGCAACGATGACGGGTTCCTGTAACTTCTTGAACTTCCACAACAGGAAGATACTGACCAGGGCAATCACTGCCGTCGGTACATCCAGTATTGAGCGCCTGGCAATGACCAGCACA
It encodes the following:
- a CDS encoding glycosyltransferase family 2 protein, which gives rise to MSELVILTTYFNPCRYATRRQNYDVFMRGMRAAGVTCITVECAFGDAPFELPAVLDVLQLRSATLLWQKERLLNLAASWLPATCRYVAWLDCDIVFENKNWAIELIAVLQQYPVAQVWESCLRQEQNGGEGAVPDRVRSFAAVMQAQPATLHAGRYDTHGHTGYGWAMRRSLFDSVGLYEAAISGSADHFMAHAIYGDYNFCIQNALKHDQAQIAHLQAWGQRFYAQVQGGLGVVRGEIRHLWHGEALHRRYFLRMHEITDLGFNPWTDLSVRAGQPLEWHADMRKPGLRQYFVDYFLSRREDGESPVKALHAQVR
- a CDS encoding metallophosphoesterase, which gives rise to MRLQILSDLHLEAWGDTAPLIDPAISQPDVVVLAGDIHSGSQAVSWAAQQFAGIPVLYVHGNHEAYGKNLEDMQADIARACEASDNVHFLNAREYQIGDIRFLGATLWTDFCLFGEEQRPYAMTEAADLMPDYQRITLAEQGYRKLETADTAIIHARQKSWLNQRLNTSFEGRTVVVSHMAPSIQSVAPRYADDLLSAAFASELDMLAQKADLWIHGHMHDSFDYHLGKCRVICNPCGYPLHNGRMENAQFDQHLVVNI
- a CDS encoding DUF6434 domain-containing protein, which gives rise to MKTDWHSLDISRTTVVDKDYKNTQNVRRFLSAECGADCKLDRNFMAWIINGEHKTMGDVADEWKRLYAGSVKPV
- a CDS encoding DUF4214 domain-containing protein gives rise to the protein MANINIKLSQNIVNANYQQLIKSPPTNGSLGTLFDVFPKLGALWARDHAYYSALDFGGNQARFSFPDGASMTYTGLVLEDPYAAAGKASATKLSLYYSGVMSIVEGGQFNFNYANTTINGANSVSITPTSVLLNDLSFSTLLPAYSPSYDPVTGNVYITVKGAIRGDINGNNVGSISKVTATADKYVASTIVEGNFNLSSNSNTVAQGLSKSSVSGVMSSSVTEYYDGSYNRITGVSVSLSANQQIDEKLLADESSFAGADVISVDLPGVMYSDYLIASGAGADLITINGGGGRLHVNAGSGNDAINVGTGNHNIDGGTGMDTVIMAGNASNFAITPVGSAFQLRVKSNGDIDSLFNVERLQFSDKSIALDINGTAGQAYRLYQAAFGRKPDLEGLGYWIKDMDKGSSLTTVAAGFFQSAEFQKLYGANPSTTTLITNFYQNVLHRAPDQAGFDYWNNQLSKGQITAAGALASFCESTENQAQVIGTIQNGIEFKLWLG
- a CDS encoding chromate resistance protein ChrB domain-containing protein; amino-acid sequence: MQWITRERPKIDRIACPWLIVNFIDSEAEFLYVPNSDVLRIARETAAIPYDIPGVELSHVGDLCSFDAFLKKYALAEPALQTLATIVRGADTGKLDLTAQSAGLYALSLGLSKTFADDHIMLRHGMVMYDALYAWCQHCQAEAHQWPPLMN
- a CDS encoding rhodanese-like domain-containing protein; this encodes MEHMNQTEQTEQTKQIVSVAEFMRELSSANPPAVIDVRRRPAFEADSLQVVGAVWLDPEQVTNWAPALTQQQNVVVYCIKGHEVGINCASALNEAGIAARYLEGGLEAYKQAGGMLARRAG